A single genomic interval of Nitrososphaerota archaeon harbors:
- a CDS encoding TIGR00303 family protein — protein sequence MHKDVDVFVQKNGEKFLEQLEKKQFLFSLVISYTETCTIPGITVAGKAPEVLPYTSPADAEFLNFGYCKCIDAIPMTPDGKPTPALLTKTALESASIPNVIVNAGSKITPHLPCFETGLIHGKNIAVEPAMSLDDVTHAVQYGRMIGRSLGSTTDCLVIGESIPGGTTTAQTVLTSLGIEGSVSSSMPENPLSLKQKIANDVAKRTESKNQFDVVSNGGDPMIPTVAGILSTASAQTKVILAGGTQMAAVLAFGRITGYNRDNVAIATTSYVTDDKTANLVKMISQIDEIPVFSVRLALDKSKIEGLRAFANGFVKEGVGAGGASLAAMLKIGIDSDQLLALTEKQYLETISQ from the coding sequence TTGCACAAGGACGTAGACGTTTTTGTACAAAAAAATGGAGAAAAATTCCTAGAGCAACTAGAAAAAAAACAATTTCTCTTTTCTCTGGTGATATCATACACTGAAACCTGCACAATTCCTGGAATCACCGTGGCTGGAAAAGCACCCGAGGTCCTTCCTTATACCTCTCCTGCCGATGCAGAATTTCTCAACTTTGGGTACTGCAAGTGTATTGATGCAATACCTATGACTCCTGATGGAAAGCCGACGCCAGCACTATTAACAAAGACTGCACTAGAGTCGGCAAGCATTCCAAATGTCATAGTAAATGCCGGAAGCAAAATTACTCCACATTTACCATGTTTTGAAACCGGCCTGATTCATGGAAAAAACATTGCAGTAGAACCAGCCATGTCGCTTGATGATGTGACCCATGCAGTACAATACGGAAGGATGATTGGCAGGTCGCTTGGCTCCACTACTGACTGTCTTGTTATTGGTGAGAGCATCCCTGGTGGTACTACGACTGCACAGACAGTTCTGACGTCTCTTGGAATAGAAGGCTCAGTAAGTAGCAGCATGCCGGAAAATCCACTATCGCTTAAACAAAAAATTGCAAACGATGTTGCAAAAAGAACTGAATCAAAAAACCAATTCGATGTTGTCTCAAACGGAGGTGACCCGATGATACCTACAGTTGCGGGAATTCTCAGTACCGCATCTGCCCAGACCAAGGTTATTCTGGCAGGTGGAACCCAGATGGCGGCGGTTCTGGCATTTGGTAGAATCACCGGGTATAATCGTGACAATGTTGCAATTGCCACAACATCATATGTGACAGACGACAAGACGGCAAATCTTGTAAAAATGATATCTCAAATTGATGAAATCCCAGTGTTTTCAGTGAGACTTGCACTAGACAAATCCAAAATTGAGGGGCTGCGGGCTTTTGCAAATGGGTTTGTAAAGGAAGGAGTTGGCGCAGGCGGGGCATCGCTTGCGGCAATGCTAAAAATTGGAATCGACTCTGATCAATTACTCGCGCTAACCGAAAAGCAATACCTAGAAACTATTTCACAGTGA